A genomic region of Gemmata massiliana contains the following coding sequences:
- a CDS encoding homoserine dehydrogenase: MSDTINIALIGCGTVGGGVARVLLANADRVTQRAGRPIALRRVVVRDPSKARDALIPREIISTDIDAAIHDPNIHIVVELIGGTGLAKKVVLDALAAGKHVVTANKALLADAGAEVFEAARRADRTVCFEAAVAGGVPVIRALGESLAANQVTAIQAILNGTSNFILTSMTEHNMSYAAALAEAQRLGYAEADPTLDVDGSDAAHKLAILAQISFGVAAKPHEIARQGIDTIDAMDIRFANELGYTIKLLAEAWTSEETRTGDRGARNSGGIDTTLSGSGIHPAPAPRRAVEKAVALHVAPVLLRHTDLLAQVRGAYNAVLVYGDVVGETLYQGPGAGQMPTASSVVADLIDLGVGRAQRTFAAAKLWSREGRGFTVEPPERVRSRFYLRLQVADKPGVLADITRILADEEISISSLVQHEAQEDGASSPVPLVIVTHYAATGRFRRALERINKLGTIAAPAVFFSMGD; the protein is encoded by the coding sequence ATGAGCGACACGATCAACATTGCACTCATCGGCTGCGGCACCGTCGGTGGGGGCGTGGCGCGCGTGCTGCTCGCGAACGCGGATCGCGTGACCCAGCGTGCCGGCCGGCCGATCGCGCTGCGCCGCGTGGTCGTGCGTGACCCGTCGAAGGCGCGCGACGCGCTCATCCCGCGCGAGATCATTTCCACCGACATCGACGCGGCGATTCACGACCCGAACATTCATATCGTCGTCGAGCTGATCGGCGGAACGGGGCTCGCGAAGAAGGTCGTTCTCGATGCGCTTGCGGCCGGCAAGCACGTCGTCACCGCGAACAAGGCGCTCTTGGCCGATGCGGGCGCGGAAGTGTTCGAGGCCGCGCGCCGGGCCGACCGCACGGTGTGCTTCGAGGCGGCCGTGGCCGGCGGGGTACCCGTAATTCGGGCGCTGGGGGAAAGCCTCGCCGCGAACCAAGTGACTGCGATCCAGGCGATTCTGAACGGCACGTCGAATTTCATTCTGACGTCCATGACCGAGCACAACATGAGTTACGCCGCCGCACTTGCGGAGGCGCAGCGGCTCGGCTACGCGGAGGCCGACCCGACGCTGGACGTGGACGGCAGCGACGCGGCCCACAAGCTCGCGATCCTGGCGCAGATTTCGTTCGGAGTCGCCGCGAAGCCGCACGAGATCGCCCGCCAGGGCATCGACACCATCGACGCGATGGACATTCGGTTCGCGAACGAACTCGGCTACACGATCAAGTTGCTCGCGGAAGCGTGGACCAGTGAAGAAACGCGCACCGGCGATCGCGGGGCGCGGAACAGCGGCGGGATCGACACGACTCTATCCGGGTCCGGCATCCACCCGGCCCCCGCCCCCCGGCGGGCGGTCGAGAAAGCGGTCGCGCTCCACGTCGCTCCGGTGCTGTTGCGTCACACGGATCTGCTGGCGCAGGTTCGCGGGGCGTACAACGCAGTGCTGGTGTACGGCGACGTGGTGGGCGAAACGCTGTACCAGGGACCGGGCGCGGGCCAGATGCCGACCGCGAGTTCGGTGGTCGCGGACCTCATCGATTTGGGCGTGGGCCGGGCGCAGCGGACGTTCGCGGCGGCGAAGTTGTGGAGCCGCGAGGGGCGCGGGTTCACGGTGGAACCGCCGGAACGGGTGCGGAGTCGGTTCTATCTGCGGTTGCAGGTCGCGGACAAGCCCGGCGTGCTGGCCGATATTACGCGCATCCTGGCCGACGAAGAGATCAGCATTTCGAGCCTGGTTCAACACGAAGCCCAAGAAGACGGCGCGAGCAGCCCGGTCCCGCTCGTGATCGTGACCCACTACGCCGCGACCGGTCGGTTCCGGCGCGCCCTGGAACGCATCAACAAGCTCGGCACGATCGCCGCCCCCGCCGTGTTCTTCAGCATGGGCGATTGA